One Phocaeicola dorei genomic region harbors:
- a CDS encoding SGNH/GDSL hydrolase family protein: MKNYIPATFLLTFIVVGALMGLYFLPPMSVGGKPLRKVDLLADIRPDVEEEVCDSDTIVLPPPVKPIFVDTCKTGITCIEDYSDSTMRGMKHFYEALSKVKTMKRPVRIAYFGDSFIEADIFTADLREMLQQEFGGCGVGYVPVTSSISGYRPTVRHTFGGWSSHSSNDSVGFDKIQQDISGHYFFPREGAYVQLKGQSKYASRLDTCEVSTFYFLNKGFAAVRSKVNNAAEGELHEEVGTGGVQAVSVKGRIGQVRWSVEHADSATFYGVAMDGKQGISLDNFSVRGSSGLHLRSIPLHTLRDFQRLRPYDLIVVQYGLNVATERGVKYDGYKKGMLTVIEHLKTAFPETSILLVSVGDREYKNENGDLRTMPGVKNLIRYQQSIAADSHIAFWNMYEAMGGQGSIVDMIGQKMANLDYTHINFKGGRHLAGILFETLMYGKEQYEKRKAYEEE; this comes from the coding sequence ATGAAAAACTATATACCGGCTACTTTTCTTCTCACTTTTATCGTAGTAGGAGCGTTAATGGGGCTGTATTTCCTTCCCCCCATGTCGGTGGGAGGCAAACCGTTGCGCAAGGTGGACCTGTTGGCTGATATCCGTCCGGATGTGGAAGAAGAAGTATGTGATTCCGACACCATTGTTCTTCCTCCTCCTGTAAAACCTATTTTTGTGGATACATGTAAAACGGGTATTACTTGTATTGAGGATTATTCGGATTCCACCATGCGGGGAATGAAACATTTTTATGAGGCACTTTCCAAAGTGAAAACCATGAAACGCCCTGTACGCATCGCTTACTTCGGTGATTCTTTTATAGAAGCTGATATTTTTACTGCCGATTTGCGCGAAATGCTTCAACAAGAATTTGGTGGGTGCGGAGTGGGATATGTTCCTGTAACCTCTTCCATCAGCGGTTACCGTCCTACGGTACGCCATACTTTTGGGGGATGGAGCAGTCATTCATCCAATGACTCTGTTGGTTTTGATAAAATACAGCAAGATATTTCCGGACATTATTTTTTCCCTCGTGAAGGTGCTTATGTGCAGTTAAAAGGACAGAGTAAATATGCTTCCCGACTGGATACCTGTGAGGTTTCTACTTTTTATTTCCTAAATAAAGGTTTTGCCGCTGTCCGTTCTAAAGTGAATAATGCTGCGGAAGGAGAGTTGCATGAGGAAGTAGGAACAGGAGGTGTGCAGGCTGTTTCGGTGAAAGGAAGGATAGGACAAGTACGGTGGAGTGTGGAACATGCTGATTCTGCTACTTTCTATGGAGTGGCTATGGATGGCAAGCAGGGAATATCTTTGGATAATTTTAGCGTACGTGGTAGCAGTGGGCTTCATTTACGTAGTATTCCTTTACATACGCTTCGCGATTTCCAACGTCTTCGTCCATACGATTTGATTGTGGTCCAATATGGTTTGAATGTGGCTACGGAACGAGGCGTAAAATACGATGGCTATAAGAAAGGGATGCTTACGGTGATAGAGCATTTGAAGACAGCTTTTCCTGAAACCAGCATTTTACTGGTCAGTGTGGGTGACCGTGAATATAAAAACGAGAATGGAGATCTCCGCACCATGCCCGGAGTCAAGAATCTTATCCGTTATCAACAGTCCATTGCGGCTGATAGCCATATCGCTTTTTGGAATATGTATGAGGCAATGGGAGGTCAAGGAAGCATTGTCGATATGATCGGGCAAAAAATGGCGAATCTTGATTATACCCATATCAATTTTAAGGGAGGCAGGCATTTGGCAGGTATCTTATTTGAAACATTGATGTATGGCAAAGAGCAATACGAAAAGCGGAAAGCCTATGAGGAGGAATAA
- a CDS encoding efflux RND transporter permease subunit produces the protein MSLYEGAVKKPIMTSLCFLAVAIFGLFSLSKLPVDLYPDIDTNTIMVMTSYQGASASDIENNVTRPLENTLNSVSNLKHITSKSSENISVITLEFEYGYDIDVLTNDVRDKLDMVSSQLPDEVNTPIIFKFSTDMIPILLLSVQAEESQPALYKILDDNVVNPLARVPGVGTVSIAGAPKREVNIYCDPNKLEAYDLTIETISSIVGAENKNTPGGTFDVGSNTYSLRVEGEFKDPKEMENIVVGTRNGASVYLRDVATVVDSVEERAQETYNNGVQGAMIVVQKQSGANSVNISQKVMDQLPKLQKSLPSDVKLGVIVNTSDNILNTIDSLTETIMYAILFVVLVVFVFLGRWRATVIICITIPMSLIASFIYLAITDGGSLNIISLSCLSIAIGNVVDDAIVVLENVTTHIERGSEPKQAAIHGTNEVAISVIASTLTMIAVFFPLTMVSGMSGVLFRQLGWMMCVIMTISTISALSFTPMMCAQMLRLQKKQSKCFVTFYKPIERALDGLDNWYQKRLNWAVRHRRTIIAGCFGFFLLSLICAKGIGTEFFPSQDNSRISVQLQLPIGARVERAQALAQELTEKWLKKYEGVMRICNYTVGQADADNTWASIQDNGSHIISFNINLYNPDQRSVTLAEVCDGMREDLKAYPELDKAQVILGGSSGGMGGQATADFEIYGYDFTETDKAAAELKEALLKVNGVSEVNISRQDYQPEYQVDFDREKLALHGLNLSTAALYLRNRVNGALSSYYREDGDEYDIKVRYAPQFRTSIESLENILIYTNEGKAIRVKDIGTVVERSAPPTIERKDRERIVTVSAVISGAPLGSVVVAGESIIDKMDLPSGISIQVAGSYEDQQDSFSDLGTLAVLIIILVFIVMAAQFESLTYPFIIMFSIPFAFSGVLMALYGTGTTLNVMSLLGGIMLIGIVVKNGIVLIDYITLCRERGMSVIHSVVVSGRSRLRPVLMTTLTTILGMVPMAIGGGEGSEMWQPLGVSVIGGLTVSTVLTLILVPVLYCSFAGTGIKCNRKKMKAARELNDYYQAHKTEMTKGKKE, from the coding sequence ATGAGTCTATACGAAGGAGCGGTTAAAAAACCGATTATGACCTCGCTATGCTTTTTGGCCGTAGCAATCTTTGGTCTGTTCTCATTGTCGAAACTTCCGGTAGACTTGTATCCAGATATTGATACCAATACCATTATGGTTATGACATCTTATCAGGGTGCCAGTGCTTCCGATATAGAGAACAACGTAACCCGTCCGTTGGAAAATACGTTGAACTCGGTTAGTAATTTGAAACATATTACATCCAAGTCTTCAGAAAATATATCAGTTATCACTTTGGAATTCGAATATGGCTATGATATTGATGTGTTGACTAATGATGTGCGTGATAAATTGGATATGGTGAGTTCACAACTTCCCGATGAAGTCAATACTCCGATTATCTTTAAGTTCAGTACGGATATGATTCCTATCCTGCTGTTGTCCGTTCAGGCAGAAGAAAGTCAGCCGGCTCTATATAAGATATTGGATGATAATGTAGTAAATCCATTGGCTCGTGTTCCCGGCGTGGGAACGGTGTCCATTGCCGGTGCGCCAAAACGTGAGGTGAATATTTATTGTGATCCCAACAAACTGGAAGCGTATGATTTGACGATTGAGACCATCAGCTCCATTGTCGGGGCTGAAAATAAGAATACTCCGGGCGGAACTTTCGATGTGGGCAGTAATACCTATTCCTTGCGTGTGGAAGGGGAATTCAAGGACCCGAAAGAAATGGAGAATATCGTAGTGGGTACACGCAATGGTGCTTCGGTGTATTTGCGTGACGTGGCAACGGTAGTCGATTCTGTAGAAGAACGTGCTCAGGAAACCTATAATAACGGGGTGCAAGGAGCTATGATTGTTGTACAGAAACAATCGGGTGCAAACTCTGTGAACATTTCCCAGAAAGTAATGGACCAGTTGCCTAAGTTGCAGAAGTCACTACCCAGTGACGTGAAACTGGGGGTTATTGTGAATACTTCAGATAATATTTTGAATACCATCGACAGTTTGACGGAAACTATTATGTATGCCATTCTGTTTGTGGTTTTGGTGGTATTTGTTTTCTTAGGTCGTTGGCGTGCTACAGTGATTATCTGTATCACTATCCCCATGTCATTGATTGCCTCTTTTATTTATTTGGCCATCACGGATGGGGGATCGCTGAATATTATTTCTTTGTCGTGCCTTTCTATTGCGATTGGTAATGTGGTGGATGATGCTATTGTTGTTTTGGAAAACGTGACGACCCATATCGAGCGTGGCTCCGAGCCGAAACAGGCGGCTATCCATGGAACAAATGAGGTGGCAATTTCTGTTATCGCATCCACATTGACTATGATTGCGGTATTCTTCCCGTTGACGATGGTCAGTGGTATGTCGGGAGTTTTGTTCCGTCAGTTGGGCTGGATGATGTGTGTTATTATGACTATTTCTACTATCTCGGCGCTGTCATTTACTCCGATGATGTGTGCGCAGATGCTTCGCTTGCAAAAAAAACAAAGCAAGTGTTTTGTCACATTCTACAAACCAATAGAACGTGCGTTGGACGGGTTGGATAACTGGTATCAGAAACGTTTGAACTGGGCTGTTCGTCACCGCAGGACTATTATTGCCGGTTGTTTCGGGTTCTTTCTGCTGAGCCTGATTTGTGCGAAAGGAATTGGTACAGAGTTTTTTCCGTCACAAGACAACAGTCGTATTTCTGTTCAATTACAATTGCCTATCGGAGCTCGCGTAGAACGTGCCCAGGCATTGGCTCAGGAATTGACCGAAAAGTGGCTGAAGAAATATGAAGGGGTGATGCGTATCTGTAACTATACTGTGGGACAGGCTGATGCAGATAATACTTGGGCTTCTATTCAGGATAATGGTAGCCATATCATTTCATTCAATATCAACCTTTATAATCCCGATCAACGTTCTGTTACGTTGGCAGAAGTCTGCGATGGTATGCGTGAGGATCTGAAAGCCTATCCCGAATTGGATAAAGCTCAGGTTATCCTGGGTGGTAGTAGTGGAGGCATGGGTGGACAGGCCACTGCCGATTTTGAAATCTATGGATATGATTTTACAGAGACAGATAAAGCTGCAGCTGAATTGAAAGAAGCTTTATTGAAAGTGAACGGTGTATCTGAGGTGAATATCAGCCGTCAGGATTATCAGCCGGAATATCAAGTGGATTTTGATCGTGAAAAATTGGCTTTACATGGTTTGAATCTTTCTACAGCAGCTTTGTATCTGCGTAACCGTGTTAATGGTGCTTTATCTTCTTACTATCGGGAAGATGGTGACGAATATGATATCAAGGTGCGTTATGCTCCCCAGTTCCGTACCAGTATTGAAAGTTTGGAGAATATTCTGATTTATACTAATGAAGGTAAAGCGATTCGGGTGAAAGATATCGGTACGGTGGTGGAGCGTTCCGCTCCTCCTACTATTGAACGTAAAGACCGTGAACGTATTGTAACAGTTTCCGCTGTGATTTCAGGTGCGCCTTTAGGTAGTGTGGTGGTGGCAGGTGAGTCTATTATTGATAAGATGGATTTACCTAGCGGTATCAGTATCCAGGTGGCGGGTTCTTATGAGGATCAGCAGGATTCATTCAGCGATCTGGGAACTTTGGCTGTTTTGATTATTATATTGGTATTTATTGTAATGGCTGCCCAGTTTGAGTCTCTGACCTATCCGTTTATCATTATGTTCTCTATTCCGTTTGCATTCAGTGGGGTATTGATGGCATTGTATGGAACGGGGACTACATTGAATGTCATGAGTTTGTTGGGAGGTATCATGTTGATTGGTATCGTAGTGAAGAATGGTATCGTGCTTATTGATTACATTACCTTATGTCGTGAGCGGGGCATGTCTGTTATTCATTCGGTCGTTGTTTCGGGCCGTAGTCGTTTACGTCCGGTTTTAATGACCACTTTAACCACTATTCTAGGCATGGTGCCGATGGCGATAGGAGGAGGGGAAGGTTCTGAAATGTGGCAGCCTTTAGGGGTGTCCGTAATCGGTGGTTTGACTGTATCTACCGTGCTCACCTTGATTTTGGTTCCGGTGCTCTACTGTTCATTTGCCGGTACAGGTATCAAGTGTAACCGTAAGAAGATGAAAGCTGCCCGTGAGCTGAATGACTATTATCAAGCGCATAAGACAGAGATGACTAAAGGTAAAAAAGAATAA
- a CDS encoding SGNH/GDSL hydrolase family protein: MRRNNRFLGLSGVAMVLFLFLLFPCLYAQDAIPALSRPLEPLRIPGETKEMHRGMRLITVHDSLPASFTHSLDNVIEDESRSLSPFFQKLNDMTGPVRIVHIGDSHVRGHLYPLITRRCLEHDFGAEAVYPDTISYRTEGLAHETGEPGIVYHMLGINGATSVTFSDDEKIKKIASLHPDLIIVSFGTNEAHSRRYLAQAHKMQIGRLLGMLKAACPEAFFLLTTPPGAYVGRRRARTINPRTVTAARIIKEYAQEHKMAVWDMYNIVGGKTDACRNWTKHHMFRADGIHFTPDGYRLQGNLLHQALIKAYNEYVATGLE, translated from the coding sequence ATGAGGAGGAATAACAGATTTCTTGGTCTGTCCGGTGTAGCAATGGTATTGTTTTTGTTCTTGCTGTTTCCATGTCTTTATGCCCAGGATGCTATTCCGGCATTGTCCCGACCGTTGGAGCCGCTTCGCATACCCGGTGAAACAAAGGAAATGCATCGTGGTATGCGGCTGATAACAGTACATGATTCACTTCCGGCGAGTTTTACTCATTCTTTAGATAATGTGATAGAAGATGAGAGCCGTTCGCTTTCTCCTTTCTTTCAAAAACTGAATGATATGACGGGACCGGTACGGATAGTCCATATAGGTGATTCTCATGTGCGGGGGCATCTTTATCCATTAATAACCCGTCGTTGTCTGGAACATGATTTTGGTGCTGAGGCTGTTTATCCTGATACCATTTCATATCGTACCGAAGGGTTGGCACATGAGACGGGCGAACCGGGTATTGTTTATCATATGCTTGGCATTAATGGAGCTACTTCTGTTACTTTCTCTGACGATGAAAAAATAAAAAAAATAGCTTCTTTGCATCCTGATCTGATTATTGTTTCTTTTGGAACCAATGAGGCACATAGCCGCCGTTATCTGGCTCAGGCTCACAAAATGCAGATAGGCAGACTGTTGGGTATGTTGAAAGCTGCCTGTCCTGAAGCGTTTTTTTTACTTACTACACCTCCCGGAGCATATGTGGGACGTCGTCGTGCACGTACTATTAATCCGAGAACCGTAACGGCTGCACGTATTATAAAGGAGTATGCACAAGAGCATAAAATGGCAGTTTGGGATATGTATAATATAGTAGGAGGAAAGACAGATGCTTGTCGTAACTGGACGAAGCACCACATGTTTCGTGCGGATGGCATTCATTTCACTCCCGATGGATATCGTTTACAAGGTAATTTATTACATCAGGCACTGATTAAAGCGTATAATGAATATGTGGCAACTGGATTGGAGTAA
- a CDS encoding TetR/AcrR family transcriptional regulator, with translation MNSVRKKRTDKTVVKEHIVLAAAKAFAQKGVKTVRMDDIATGLSISKRTLYELFHDKEDLLLDVMKLHREEMQEYMTQVASKAENVLEVLLKFFQRSAQDFQNTNRKFFEDIEKYPKVMRYIDESRKENLDSAMEFYRKGVEQGIFRNDVNYNIVRAMVCEQMDLLLHSEICKSYSLGEIYETVVFMHMRGISTEKGLKIVDDFLLNLKGNEHNKYG, from the coding sequence ATGAACAGCGTCAGGAAAAAAAGAACGGATAAAACGGTAGTGAAGGAACACATTGTTTTGGCGGCAGCGAAAGCATTTGCACAGAAAGGTGTCAAAACAGTGAGAATGGATGATATTGCTACCGGATTATCTATATCTAAACGCACGCTTTATGAATTGTTCCATGACAAAGAGGATTTATTACTTGATGTTATGAAACTACATCGGGAGGAGATGCAGGAATATATGACTCAAGTGGCTTCCAAAGCAGAAAATGTTTTGGAAGTCCTCTTGAAGTTTTTTCAAAGAAGTGCTCAGGATTTTCAGAATACAAACAGGAAATTCTTTGAGGATATTGAGAAATATCCCAAGGTAATGCGTTACATTGATGAAAGCCGGAAGGAGAATTTAGATTCGGCTATGGAATTTTATCGCAAAGGAGTGGAACAAGGCATTTTTAGAAATGATGTAAATTATAATATTGTACGCGCCATGGTATGTGAGCAGATGGACTTGTTATTGCATTCGGAAATATGCAAGTCCTATTCGCTTGGTGAAATTTATGAAACAGTTGTATTTATGCATATGCGTGGCATTTCCACTGAAAAGGGGTTGAAGATTGTGGATGATTTTTTATTGAATTTAAAAGGAAACGAACATAATAAGTATGGTTAG
- a CDS encoding PG0541 family transporter-associated protein — protein sequence MKSVFITFDQAFYERILALLDRQNCRGFSYWQQLQGRGSVKGEPHYGSHAWPSMCSAIMTVVDDTKVDPLLDALHKMDKETEQLGLRAFVWNIEKTI from the coding sequence ATGAAATCTGTTTTCATCACTTTCGACCAAGCTTTTTACGAACGTATTCTGGCATTGTTGGATCGCCAGAATTGTCGTGGATTCAGTTATTGGCAGCAGTTGCAGGGGCGCGGCTCTGTAAAAGGAGAACCGCATTATGGCAGTCACGCGTGGCCCAGTATGTGCTCGGCTATTATGACAGTGGTAGATGACACCAAAGTGGATCCGTTATTGGACGCCTTGCATAAAATGGATAAGGAAACCGAACAATTGGGATTACGTGCTTTTGTGTGGAACATAGAAAAGACGATTTGA
- a CDS encoding TolC family protein yields MKFYCKPTLTLFLLLYVAIQSAQAQDTLRITLQDAVRIALSDNPTIKVAGQEILLKKEARREAYAGLFPEASLVGSYSRAIKKQSFAMMGEVIEVGTDNTYSGGLSVSLPVFAPALYKSISLTSTDVNLAVEKSRASRLDMVNQVTKAFFQLLLAQDSYEVLLKSYKQSEDNYNVVKAKYEQGTVSEYDKISADVQMRSLKPTVVSARNGVNLANLQLKVLMGMESDVKVAVEGNLKDYEMSMFTRQAMPRPDNLINNSTLKQLELNALQLKQTLKLQYTNFMPTLSASFQYMYTSMNDNFKFKEYDWRPYSTIGLNLSIPLFKGSNFTQLKQTRIQMKQLEENRINTERQLTMQATSYLDNMAASTEQVVSNKEAVFQAEKGRTIAEKRYEVGKGTILELNSSEVALTEAQLTYNQSIYDYLVAKADLDLVLGIDEVTEQ; encoded by the coding sequence ATGAAATTTTATTGCAAACCTACGTTAACCTTGTTTTTGCTGCTTTATGTAGCAATACAAAGTGCACAAGCACAAGACACATTGAGGATTACCTTACAGGACGCAGTCCGGATAGCATTGAGCGACAATCCCACCATTAAAGTCGCCGGTCAGGAAATCCTGTTAAAGAAAGAAGCCCGCCGGGAAGCTTATGCCGGTCTTTTCCCAGAAGCCAGTTTGGTGGGCAGTTATTCACGAGCCATAAAAAAGCAGTCATTTGCCATGATGGGAGAGGTGATTGAAGTCGGTACAGATAATACTTATAGTGGTGGTCTGTCTGTCAGTCTGCCTGTCTTTGCTCCGGCTCTTTACAAAAGTATAAGTTTGACAAGTACGGATGTGAACTTGGCTGTAGAGAAATCACGTGCTTCACGTCTGGATATGGTAAATCAAGTAACCAAAGCCTTTTTTCAGTTGCTTTTGGCACAAGACAGTTATGAAGTGCTGCTTAAAAGTTATAAGCAGAGTGAAGATAATTATAATGTGGTGAAAGCTAAATATGAACAGGGAACTGTCAGTGAATATGATAAGATTAGTGCGGATGTGCAGATGCGCAGCTTGAAACCTACCGTGGTGTCTGCCCGTAACGGAGTGAATTTGGCAAATCTGCAGTTGAAGGTCTTGATGGGAATGGAGTCTGATGTAAAGGTAGCGGTTGAAGGCAACCTGAAGGATTACGAAATGTCTATGTTTACTCGTCAGGCAATGCCTCGCCCAGACAATTTGATAAATAACAGTACGTTGAAACAATTGGAACTGAATGCATTGCAATTAAAGCAGACGCTGAAGTTGCAGTATACCAATTTTATGCCGACCCTTTCTGCTAGTTTCCAATATATGTATACTTCAATGAATGATAATTTCAAGTTCAAGGAATACGATTGGAGGCCCTATTCTACTATCGGTCTGAATCTAAGTATTCCTTTATTCAAAGGAAGTAATTTTACTCAATTGAAACAGACCCGTATCCAGATGAAGCAACTGGAAGAGAACCGTATCAATACAGAGCGGCAGCTCACTATGCAAGCTACCAGTTACTTGGATAATATGGCTGCTAGTACGGAACAGGTGGTAAGTAATAAAGAAGCTGTATTTCAGGCGGAGAAGGGGCGTACTATTGCCGAAAAAAGATATGAGGTAGGAAAAGGAACTATCTTGGAATTGAATAGTTCGGAAGTAGCTTTAACGGAGGCCCAACTGACTTATAACCAGTCCATCTATGACTATCTGGTAGCTAAAGCTGATTTGGACTTAGTCTTAGGCATTGATGAAGTAACGGAACAATAA
- a CDS encoding MBOAT family O-acyltransferase, which yields MWQLDWSKLAEVLTYNAKQPMIFSSGLFLFLFLGFSLIYMLLQKQDTARILFVTLFSYYFYYKSSGFYFFLLGVVTVTDFLLAGRMAHTETQWKRMFLLLASLGINLGLLCYFKYTNFFYQMLAPLWNGKFQPLDIFLPVGISFFTFQSLSYTIDVYRRELVPLNRLLDYTFYVSFFPQLVAGPIVRARDFIPQIRQPLFVSSEMFGTGVFFIISGLFKKAVISDYISVNFVERIFDNPALYSGVENLFGVYGYALQIYCDFSGYSDMAIGLALLLGFRFPMNFNSPYKADSITDFWHRWHISLSTWLRDYLYISLGGNRKGKARTYINLCLTMLLGGLWHGASWNFVIWGGFHGIALAAQKFWRNLLHKPKTATSKGIRKFFAVLITFNFVCFCWIFFRNTTFEASVVMLKQIFTAFHPEVFMQLIEGYWKVFVLMGIGYLLHFAPDSWQDACCRGVVKLPLLGKALLLVVLIYLVIQIKSSDIQPFIYFQF from the coding sequence ATGTGGCAACTGGATTGGAGTAAACTGGCTGAAGTATTGACTTATAATGCCAAGCAACCGATGATTTTTAGCAGCGGCTTGTTTTTGTTTCTGTTTTTGGGCTTTAGCCTGATTTATATGTTATTGCAGAAACAGGATACGGCACGCATCCTGTTTGTAACGCTGTTTTCTTATTATTTCTATTATAAGAGTAGCGGTTTTTATTTTTTCTTGCTGGGGGTGGTGACAGTGACGGATTTCTTGCTGGCAGGGCGTATGGCGCATACCGAAACTCAATGGAAACGGATGTTTTTGCTGCTGGCAAGTCTGGGAATAAATTTAGGATTGCTCTGTTATTTCAAGTATACCAATTTCTTTTATCAGATGCTGGCTCCTTTGTGGAATGGTAAATTCCAGCCGTTGGATATTTTCTTGCCGGTGGGGATATCGTTCTTCACTTTCCAGTCTTTAAGTTATACCATAGATGTTTACCGTCGTGAATTGGTTCCTTTGAACAGGTTGTTGGATTATACATTTTATGTGTCTTTTTTTCCACAGCTGGTAGCGGGTCCTATTGTACGTGCCCGCGATTTTATTCCTCAAATCAGGCAACCGCTGTTTGTTTCCTCGGAGATGTTTGGTACCGGTGTTTTCTTTATCATCAGCGGATTATTCAAGAAAGCTGTAATCTCCGATTATATCAGTGTAAATTTTGTGGAACGTATTTTTGATAATCCGGCTCTTTATTCCGGGGTTGAGAATTTGTTTGGTGTATATGGGTATGCTTTACAGATTTATTGTGACTTTTCCGGATATAGTGATATGGCTATCGGGCTTGCTTTGCTGTTGGGCTTCCGTTTTCCTATGAACTTTAATTCGCCTTATAAAGCCGATAGTATAACCGATTTTTGGCATCGTTGGCATATCTCTCTTTCTACATGGTTGCGAGATTATCTTTATATCTCATTGGGGGGAAACCGCAAGGGGAAGGCCCGTACTTATATTAATTTGTGCCTTACTATGTTGTTAGGTGGTTTGTGGCATGGCGCATCTTGGAATTTTGTGATATGGGGAGGATTTCATGGAATAGCACTGGCTGCACAGAAATTCTGGCGTAACTTGCTGCATAAGCCTAAGACGGCCACTAGTAAGGGCATTCGTAAATTTTTTGCAGTTCTTATTACTTTCAATTTTGTTTGTTTCTGCTGGATATTTTTCCGTAATACGACTTTTGAAGCTTCGGTTGTTATGCTGAAGCAGATATTTACAGCTTTTCATCCCGAGGTATTCATGCAGCTGATAGAAGGTTATTGGAAAGTGTTTGTTTTGATGGGAATAGGGTATTTGCTACATTTTGCTCCTGATAGTTGGCAGGATGCGTGTTGTCGTGGAGTTGTAAAATTACCTTTATTGGGAAAGGCATTATTGTTGGTAGTACTGATTTATTTGGTTATCCAGATAAAGAGCAGTGATATTCAGCCGTTTATTTATTTCCAGTTCTAA
- a CDS encoding efflux RND transporter periplasmic adaptor subunit, with product MRKYFQFAALLVVTMLSACSGGTESKEAADTAMEDKPVVRLASVTSRDVDQIEEYTATVEAEAKNNIAPTSPGRIDRIFVEVGDHVSKGQKLVQMDAANLKQMKLQLENEETEFRRMDELYKVGGASKSEWDAAKTTLDVRRTSYNNLLENTQLLSPINGVVTARNFDNGDLYSSASTPVLVIEQITPVKLLINVSEPYFPKVTKGMTVKVKFDVYGDEEFEGKVSLVYPTIDATTHTFPVEVKLANTHQRIRPGMFGRVTVSFGTLRHVVVPDQAIVKRAGSGDRYVYVYKDGKVSYNKVELGRRMGTEYELISGVEDNSQVVVAGQTRLADGVEVAVN from the coding sequence ATGAGAAAATATTTTCAATTCGCAGCTTTGCTGGTGGTAACTATGCTGAGTGCATGTTCAGGTGGAACGGAGAGTAAGGAAGCTGCTGATACCGCTATGGAGGACAAACCGGTAGTGCGGCTTGCTTCCGTAACTTCCCGCGATGTAGATCAGATAGAGGAATATACTGCCACTGTTGAAGCGGAAGCGAAAAATAATATAGCTCCGACCTCTCCCGGGCGTATAGACCGTATTTTTGTTGAAGTGGGAGATCATGTATCCAAGGGACAGAAATTAGTACAGATGGATGCGGCAAATCTGAAACAAATGAAATTGCAGTTAGAAAATGAAGAAACGGAATTCAGACGTATGGATGAACTGTACAAAGTGGGTGGAGCTTCCAAATCTGAATGGGATGCAGCGAAAACAACTTTAGATGTACGTCGTACTTCCTATAATAATTTGTTGGAGAATACGCAGTTATTAAGTCCTATTAATGGAGTGGTTACAGCGCGTAATTTTGATAACGGTGACTTATATTCTTCCGCCTCCACTCCTGTGTTGGTCATAGAACAGATCACTCCGGTTAAACTGTTGATTAATGTATCCGAACCTTATTTCCCGAAAGTAACTAAAGGTATGACCGTAAAGGTGAAATTTGATGTGTATGGTGATGAGGAATTCGAAGGAAAAGTTAGTTTGGTTTATCCTACTATTGATGCTACTACTCATACTTTTCCTGTAGAGGTAAAATTGGCTAATACCCATCAGCGTATACGTCCGGGAATGTTTGGCCGTGTGACTGTGAGTTTTGGTACATTGCGGCATGTGGTAGTTCCTGATCAGGCTATTGTGAAACGTGCCGGTTCGGGCGATCGTTATGTATATGTCTACAAAGACGGTAAGGTTTCCTATAATAAAGTAGAATTGGGACGTCGGATGGGAACCGAATATGAATTGATTTCCGGGGTGGAGGATAATTCGCAGGTGGTGGTCGCCGGTCAGACCCGTTTGGCCGATGGTGTGGAAGTGGCAGTAAATTAA